The Argentina anserina chromosome 5, drPotAnse1.1, whole genome shotgun sequence genome includes the window CAGAATCTCATTGAAGCCTAGAAGTTTCACAAATTAACTCTAAACCCCTCAACAGAGTACCTTTGAAGGATCTGCCTAAATTGGTGTAATGGAGGCGAAACATTTTAAGTACTAAAACGGTAAAACCCTTAGTTTGCAAGGAGAACAATGTCTTAGATGTCTTGGTGCAAAgctttcaattttttattttttgaagcCTTTCTTGACACCATCTTATTAGGTACTTCCCATTCCTACTATTGCTGTCATTGAAGGGGCCGCATTAGGAGGTGGACTTGAAATGGCTCTGTCATGCGATCTTCGGATATGTGGTACTTACATGTTAACAGTAAAGtgcttgtaaaaaaaaaaaacaggcaTCATTGATGTGTTATAATGATTAAACTCTGATTGCTTCCACCTTCAGGAGAAGATGCAGTATTGGGATTGCCAGAAACTGGACTTGCTATAATTCCCGGGTAATATGCACTACATTTCAATTGACACTCTATAGCTCTTGCTGTTGTAGTCATAGGTTGTCACTGCGTCCTGCATCTTATTTGACGAGCCATTTCTCCTTCAACTACATATCAGGGATATTCATCAGTagactattttttttctcgcAAAGGAAGTATACTATATCTTATAACATATGAATTTTAACTTCTTATCCCAGTCAAACTGATAGTTTATTGGATTTGTGATATTATTTCCTTCTTGGATAAAGTTTAACTCAATTGTTTCTtgatttatatgtttttttcatacattttctttttaatttcccTTTTTCATATATGATCCATGTAGTGACCAATCAACCTCTCTTGATTAATCCTTTAACAGGGCAGGTGGGACTCAGCGACTTCCTAGATTGGTTGGACGATCAATTGCAAAGGAACTCATATTGACTGGGAGGAAGATTGATGGTCGAGAAGCAATGTCAATGGGTATGTCTACTTGGTagcttctttggttttatttttctttctctgcCCTCCCCCAGGCACTAAGATTGTACCTTAATACAGGTCTGGTAAATTACTGTGTCCATGCTGGTGAAGCTTATATAAAGGCACTTGAAGTTGCTCGCAATATAAATGACAAGGTATGAAATTATTTTATGATATAGCCccgttctttttctttttgttgagTTCCATAGAGGTTGGTTAAATATGCTCCTATAGTTTAGTTTAGGACGGTAGCCTAACTATGTAATGTGGGCCTTCCGATATAACTACAGTTCAAAAATATCTATTATATTGGATGCAAACAACTTAAGCTTTCCTACTTAGGTAAAGACTGAATTATTACATCCTCTTCTGTTGAATATGGGTTCGATGTACTTTTATCTTCAACAAACGGTCCTACTGTCAAACCCATGACCCCTTTGTAACCCTAACCCTGACCCATTTTCTCATAAACAACCTACTCTTGAGAAATCAAATGTATGACCTGAGTCCcataaaattaagaaaaaagatAGCTAACTCCTGAAACCAGAAAGAATATATGACTCAACTAAGCATCACTCTAAGTCATCATATTAGTTAAAGGACTGCAGTTTATAAATCACTTTGCAATCAATTTTATGTATCGAGTATTAGCAGGGTCCAATAGCAATAAGGATGGCGAAAAGAGCTATTGACCAGGGCCTTGAGGTGGATAGGTCATCAGCTCTGGCACTGGAAGAAGAATGCTATGAGCAGACCTTGCACACAAAGGATCGTTTGGAAGCCCTGGCAGCATTTGCTGAGAAGCGGAAGCCAAGGTATATTGGAAAATAAGATGGCAAATTTTTCACAATCTGTCTTGGGATGAGTTGGCTGACGGAATGGAAATAAAGTTAATTGTTAGGCAATGAATAACAGATTGTAGAGGCCCTAATTTTGTAATGCATTATAATGTACATTTATCTTCCTGTTATTTTAAGGGGTCAGCTAATTAAATAGTTGTTCCGGAACCTCTTGCATTTGAGAAATTCGAGTGTGTATCAATGGCACAATATAATTGAATAATTAAGACAACTGGTAGGAATGATGTTCAGAGTATTTGGATGTTCAGGCGTGCAATATCATGACTGCCCTTGCTTCTGTTTGGATTCTTCTCGAGCAAGAGCTTATGTTACGGCTGCCAAGTACAAAAGATGCCACTACATTGCCTCACCAAATAACTATTTTGCATTTATAGGGCTCATGTAGTGATTATCTTCATTAGCAACAAAGTTTATGCCTCTGCACGAAAGGATTACTAGTTTTCTCAACATATAAATTATAGTTGTTGTTCACGTTGCTTCATGTGAAAGTACTTGAATCTAAATCTTGTACCATAACTAATTCTCATGTCGTCTCAATTCTGCCCATCAAGACATAGTCAGCGTTTCTACTTTCATATTCATGCCTTTTAGGGTGGTGCATGCTTATGTTGACCACAGCAGTTTCCCCTTTTGCTTATAAGTCATCAACAAGTAGTTTATCTTACCTGATAGACTTGAATACTAAATCTTTAATTCCATGTATCCTAGTAATTACGCAGAAATTTAGTACTCTATAATATTTTACTGGAGAAATCCTATCTCCATATTATTTTACTGATGCTGGTACCAAGGGGATGCTGTTAACAGGATAACATGTTACTTAAATAAGTGTGCTGAAAGTACTGCTGAAGATGATGTTATAGGTAAGAACACAGAGCAAGGAAGCTTGAACAAGGGGTTGGAAGCTGTTCAGAAGAGGGGGAAAAGAGAGGGATTAAGCAATTTGCTGTTAGGATTAGTGGTTACTGGTTAGCTATGACCTGAGTTTGaggcttttattttttattttccttctgTTATCTCAGCTATATATACACTGTTTTATAAATACCATTTCAATACTGTCCATCAGTATTTTCTTCTGCTTCTCTTGGTTTTTtgcttttttattatttattattagttgttttatattttatatattcatCTTTTGTGAAATGGGCACAAGAAATCACTGAAGGAACAACAATGAAATTGGAGTAAAGATTCCTTGTCCATGGCCTgccacaaaatttcagaagctatttatactattatatattttgacaTCAGTAATTTCAGCTGCTAATTCAGGTTAAGTTTTGCAAAGAAAAGACAACAGCAAATCAGTATTAAGATTTCATGCCAATCTGCAACTCAGACGCATGTATATCTATTAGATAAAACAGACTGTTCTTTCCTTAAAAGTTGGAGACCCTATTCAGACTATTCTCATAATCTTTCTTTAAGAGTTGGTCAGAAACCCTATTTTTAGCCGAAATGTTTATGAGATGTAAGTTGATCTCCATTAACTGAAGTTTCTCTGACTCATGATTTGTCCGTTGCAGATGAGCCACTCCATATGAACAATGTAAGAACTAAGATTCATTATTTCTATTTATTATGGGATCCAAAGTATTGATGTTGTGGTCTAACTAGAAATGGCTCAAAGGTTTTGAGAACGTGCTTGCAGCTATCAATATTGATGCATATGCTAATGTTTTGTTGCTCTGCTGTAAAGTTCATAAGGTATTTTCGGCTTGAGCAGATTTGAAGGTTAGCAATGGAACTTTATCCGTTCTAGATTCAATGCATGTATGtgtatatgcatatatttatgtaATTGGGTATTCAAATTGATGTTATGTTTCTAACATTCTTGATTTGCATTACATGGAAGTTTCCGAAGTGCAATGACTATTAAAGACAGATTGTCAATGCATGACTCTTGATTTCGTTTGCAGGAACACAAGATGAGTGCAACTGAGGTTTGAGATTTTGTGAACAAGCTGCGTTTCACAATATCATTTCAAGAGGTCATTTTTGCGTTTTACATTTGTGATTTTCTGTAATTGCTTGCTTAACAACGGCATGGTAATAATAAGAGCTAGTACAAGGCGAGTAGTTGGTTTGAGTGCTAATACTTGGTATGCTCACTCGTGCTGAAGCCTAGCATTGTTTCTCTCACGTGAGATTTTCTACAttttcctgtttttttttgtcttgtcAATAGTTGCAATTGTCTATGATTCAATTCAAGTTTCAACGTGCTCAGCATATTAAGATCGAATATTGTCACAACTccgaaattttgaatgataaaaattcgaattcggaGCCATgataactctaaaacaatctctaatatgatgaaatcattttacaacaatagtgtatcgaaactgagttcacagtACGACTCAGTAAACTTAAATAATACATAAtcagtttatacctcagttTTAAAACAAactgaaatgtaaaatttactCAATCCCCACCATAAACAGAAggaagaaatcttcagagtaagccctcAGAATCTGATAATCCCACTTGCAGaactatctcatacaccatcgaattggtgcatcgggattgtaaatacaaacccggtaagcttttcagctcgtatgagtaaaaccaacagtataacatacatcgcacACAAGAGAAAATAActgataacatttaaagataaacgtactcatgagacactggatgacccatctggttgtccaataatatttgaaaatatgtgtactcatgagacattggacaactcatctgtttacccaatatcatttaaaaacaggggtactcatgagacccaggtattcatttgttacccctcatgcagtacgccgacagacactgggtaacccatatgttacctaatatcactcaaaacataggtactcatgagacccaagcAAACCatttgttacctctcatgcagagTTCACCagcagacatactagagctctaactatattatattatttaccatttttgtacacatacacaacccactatattatataaaagtCACGGTTCAATCATTTTAAGaagggtagacttgtcatagtgagatttactcaccttatttcttgCGTGCAACTTCTAAGACACCGAAAatgattccctcactcgtttcgtcggtcacctaataacatgataaagTGCTTAAAAAAACAATACATAAAATCATAGGCGACGATTCATTACCGTTAAAACACTGTCCACAAAATTACTGGTCATAAAAACATTATTCATAAAAATACTGTTCACACGCAGCCGCAGACgacggcgcgtggggctcagTGTCTTATGAATACATTTATCTTTAAATGTAAtcagtattttcttttgtatgcgatgtgtgttatactgttggtttactcatacgagctgcaaagcttattGTGTTTGTGTATACAATCTTgatgcacctattcgatggtgtaggagatagttctacatgtgtggattagcgaaATTGAAGAGCTTAttctgaagattgtcgaatATTATTCCTtatatttgtggtgaggattgaaagaattttacatttctatttgttataatacttgaattataaactggttatgtattaatcAAGTCGACTAAgtcgtactatgaactcagtttcgatacactgttactataagatgatttcaatatatttgaattttttttagagttttcatggcttcgatttcgagttttattattcgaaatttcgggattGTGACACCTATtaaacaaaacatatttttctgTTAATTCTCAGACTCCAAAGTCATCTCCAAGCATGATTTCTTTTCGATTTTTCAAGACCTAGTCATCAAAGTTCTATTCCATTTTTCTATTCGATTTGAAGCCCGACGACTCGGTTGTTCAACACCTAAAATTCATCTGCACCGAGACGAGAATATTGGGTAATATTCCAGTTCTGGGCTGGAAAAAGACATTTTTAGACCATTGGTTTTCAGTTTCACTACTATAATCCTCCTATGGTTGGACTACCTCAAGAAATTCTATGAATGCAAATTGTAAATGTGAATTGCAGGATAATTCTAGTGTAAATTTTTCACAACTATAATCTCTGTGGTTCAACTACCCCAAGGCTTCTAGGAATGCATTTATGTTCTATAAATAGTTTTAAAAGTTGTTTTCGGTTGTATACATAAAATTATAGGTCATGTTTGTGAACACTGGAGAAGTAGACACTATTAAGATACTTTCAAAATTTATGAAGACGACTACAGTATTTATCAAATACTAGTTCCAAGACACATTTTAACTTTAGTTAATAAACTATAAATGCTAGAAGTTTTCATGTAATGAGTTAAATTAATGACTAATGCTAGAAATTATTCTAAAGTTGGGAATCTCGAACTGGATTAATCAAATGCACAAGCAATGTAACCTATAGTTTCTGAGTTACTGTTGAAGTCCATTAAACTCGGTCCCATTTTGTAGAGTTATGAAGGCGAACCAACATCCGGGTATCTTCAAAATTCGATGAAGAACAGAACGTTATCTGAAAGTTAGGATGAGTGTGGGCTAGAAGGAAATGGGGATGAGAGTTGTGTCAAATTATAAGGAAAACTCATCTTCAAGAAAAGGGTTGCCTTCTGATTTATCCAACTTTGAATCCCATATTTGCCCAGCTGAAGATAACAAATTTATCACTGGCTCATGTGCAAACAACATCACTGTGCTTCATACATTACCAGGGACTGAGTACTTCATATCAAGTAGGAGAAATAGTTTGGGAGATTTCAACTCAATCTCATCCTGTAATAGATGCAAGCCTGCAACtataatgtaataacccgatttttcggaaacgAATTAATGAATTGTTTCTAAGTTTATAAAGTTTGAGAAATTCATTAATCGTGTTTGTTCCGCTTTGTGACGtcggaaatcgaaaacggaaacgttatcggaacttttatttagaaaaacgttacgtttccgcgaaaacttcattcagaAAAGTTTTAGacctcgtcgatacgagttcgtgaacGCGTCACGTGTTCGAATCAGACGTTAGACATGAAAgatattaacgtcggaagttagtttctgattttggaagtgggtataaaaggaaattttttaagagtagggtttccattttcagaaaccctctctctctcacttcactccgcctctctctctctctctctctctctctctctctctctctcaccccgaGTTTCTCCTCTCTCGGCATCTCACCTCCGATCCCCCTCTTCCGGGCAACgtggctctcaccgccggACCAGGAAGCCTCGCACGGACCTCCATAGCAACCCTCGAGCTCGCCgcgcctcgccgccgtgaagccgCACGACATCGCCAAGCTTTTGCGATTTCCACCGCCGCTATCGAGCACCACTCCGACGCCTCTCTGGCGATTTCAAGGTGAGAGATAGGTAAGGGTGAGTTTGAATTGTTTGTTGGTGTTGTTGGTTGTTGTGAATTTGTTGAAATTGGATCGATTTGGTGCGGATCAGAGGAGGAGAGGGtgaggagataccgccgcctagaggcggctcGTGTGGGGGCGTGGAGTGGCGtagaggcggcgtgaggccgtgggagggtagaggagaaggagaggaggaggtttgggggcggcggtggcgtgctacgcgccggtctcacgcgcggtcgccggaggtggcgcgtgtaccccacgcgtcgccacgtgcggcggcgtgtgAATAGTTTTCgaaacagtaaatttgtaaaatttatttttacgtgcggtaaatgtaaaagtgatttacgtacggtaaatataaatttcttttacgtacggtaattgtaaatataaattacgtacattaaatgtaaaaataatttcagaagggtaaatcagtaattttttatttactgagataatatttacgattgaatagtatgcataagtacagaaatacgtaaatagtatgtactcgtacatgaatacgtaattgatgtgtatttgtacagtaatacatgaatagtaactacgtgaacaataatttcataaaaccaGAAATCACTGAACAAtaacatattattactgtttcagcatttaaggtttacgtaacgattctaaatttttttcttatcttttcaaggtgatcgataattcaagTAAAGGAATTACTTTCAGAATCGTGGAATTTcgctcgagattataaggtgagtaaaatctcacatttacgaatctacccttacggagattcaagattatgcgaaaatttaaagaatgaaatatgacatgtatatgatatagtggaatgtgtatttgtataaatggtaaatacgtacatatatatagtttgctatattatatactgtcaggATTTCTTTGCGATTAAGTTCATTAtgatgatgagatttatatattgagcatgttgatttgattttttgtacaatataatgtgatgattattgtacgtggttttaacattgagattgttaaaacgtttttgtcttcggacgtgttttgtcttcggacgtgttttgtcttcagacgtgctatgtcttcggacgtgttttgtcttcggacgtgttttgtcttcggacgtgttttgtcttcggacgtgctatgtcttcggacgtgctatgtcttcggacgtgttttgtcgtcggacgtgttttgtcttcggacgtgctatgtcttcggacgtgttttgtcttcggacgtgttatgtcttcggaccagtcttcggacgtgttgacATGTCAGAACCTGgcctttggccgggcaaaagttacgatacagttagtgctctagtctgtctgtatgtcggggtactgcatacgaggtaacagatgggttatcgcttatgagtacccatatatttttgatattggatgacagatggttgtccaatgttggcggcgtactacatgaggagtaacagaggtgtaccaacgctcatgagtacccgtattataaatgcatttgggtaaactaAGGGGTTGCCCAATCTCTCATGAGCAtaaatattttcacattattagacaaccagatgagccatctaatgagtcatgagtgcatttatatttgttgatttgtggattttcatatatattgatatgcgagttatattgttgttttactcatacgagctgcaaagcttaccgggtttgtgtttacaatctcagTGCacttattcgatggtgtaggggataattccgcaggtgtcgattagtggaaatCGAAGGACAACTATGAAAACTCGAAGTTGTTTTTATcatatcttgtggtgaggatttatgtgaggatttatacatttccatttgttataatgtcgaattataaatttggtttgtaataatcggtttgtctgagttgtattttgaactcagaaatgatccactatgacattaaaatgatttcgatttattgagattgttttagagtttttcatgacttcgaaattagagtttcatactcgaaattttgaggTCGTGACATATAACAAGTGAACTTGTAAATACAACCATGAACAGAAGAAATTCTAACATTGTTGTGCATTTACAGATTCTCATGTTTCTACTACGCAATCACAACCAAAGAGTAGGGGAGTGATGTCGTGGTTTTTTCAGAAGTTAAATTAGAAGTACAAGAATGGAAGTTCTCCAACTCGGACCGAAGAAGTTTCTCAAGTCTACAAAAATTTTGTGATATCATCAGTGGAAGTGTTGAAGAAAGCTCATACAAGCAAATGAGATAAGAGACTCCGCCTTAAAGGAGATGTCTGAGATGAGATCTTCTCTTGGAGAGCTGGAAACAGAAGCTGGAGTAGTACTTGGAAACTTACTGTGAAGAGCTGAAGAAGGCTTTGAGACAAGCAACACTGCTAAGAAGAATTTTTCAAATGCCAGAAACAATAGGCAATCTCCCAAACAGACTAGGAAAATCAAGTAATGGAATTGCAGAAAACATGATGCCGGTCAGCGAGTTATGGTAGAAGGTTTTTTGCAGATAGTATCCGAAGCAAGACTTTCAGTAAGACAATTCTGCAAAATTCTTGTAGCACAATTTGAACTTACAGATAAGACCTTGGTAGAGAATTTAAACATGctcctcaaccattcaaaTTGTCTCACATTCCGAGTATTCGAAAGCTGTGTCATACCACTTGGAAGCAATCATAAATTATTCACTCTACCAAGACTTTGAGAACTGTGTTTTTCAGAAGCATGGCCCACCGAAGCTTCTAGATCCTCAACAAGCCCGCCAAGCGCAGTTTTCTTCATTCGTGGTACTAAGAAAGGTAAGCTGGAATGAAGTCTTAAGGAAGGGAACAAATTAGTACTGTGAAGAATTCAGCAAGTCCTGTGATCAGACGATGACTTGCGTCATTACAACACTAAATTGGACTAGACCATGGCCCGAGCAAGTTCTTCAAGCATTATTTGTTAGCAAATGAATTTTCATTCTGTCCGCCGTTGGGGGATTCTAAGGGTGGAAGAGAATAGGAGCTTTGATCCACATTACATGGAAGACATATGTATTTAGGGATAGGCACAGATCACATGGTCATGCCAGGGTTTTATGTTCAGGATGGGTCTTAAGATGCAAGGTTCTTTGCAGGGTTGCAGGcaagttgactttttatcttttcttttccattctccATCCAATTTCTTTATACCAGCCAAAATTTCCTGGAATGCAGTTGTAATGAAATAACAGTTTCAACTTCCAAGCATTTAGCATGATCACAATCTTTTGACATGATTTCATGAGATAGTTCTTTGTTACAAGCTACAAGGGGTGGCTAAGCAACTTGGTCTTCAAAAACACCAATTATAAAAGGCGACAAATTATCTCGACTGTTACACAATACCCACTACAAACATACTGAATGTAGAGAAAGGAAAAAACAGTTCTAACTAGTTCTCTGCAACTGCAG containing:
- the LOC126794543 gene encoding probable enoyl-CoA hydratase 2, mitochondrial; the encoded protein is MVGAFRVLSKSLRHYKPKASIFPDNSLTPTPNQWLHQTRRTLILESAPSHSVNLHRLSDADSGIVEVCLDRPQVRNAIGKDMLKGLENTLEAISKDSSANVLLLRSKVPKVFCAGADLKERKMMSATEVRDFVNKLRATFSFLEVLPIPTIAVIEGAALGGGLEMALSCDLRICGEDAVLGLPETGLAIIPGAGGTQRLPRLVGRSIAKELILTGRKIDGREAMSMGLVNYCVHAGEAYIKALEVARNINDKGPIAIRMAKRAIDQGLEVDRSSALALEEECYEQTLHTKDRLEALAAFAEKRKPRYIGK